A stretch of Desulfotomaculum sp. DNA encodes these proteins:
- the hrcA gene encoding heat-inducible transcription repressor HrcA yields MGFELDNRKKRILQAVIRDYINTAEPVGSRTIARKYGLSVSPATIRNEMADLEEMGFLEQPHTSAGRIPSERGYRYYVDCLMQREELSFDEECLIQREYRSKIDDVGQVVHVTGQLLSQLTSYTAVVQKPKIGFSSFKNIQLVGMDKERAMLVAVMDNGIVQHRMIDVPGSITDNDLAAISAVLNAKLSGFTMESIKNTLIKEIYIELAHYRRTLDLVLDVLRYSLTSENEDKIYLGGLFNILNQPEFQNVEKLKTLLGLLEQEELLSNLMSANPSSSGVTVRIGGEISYQGMQDCSMVMAIYGVKGQPIGSLGVLGPTRMDYSKVISVVEYMTKKLSFALENLFKDIADKEVRF; encoded by the coding sequence ATGGGCTTTGAACTTGATAACCGCAAGAAGCGTATTCTACAGGCCGTAATTAGAGATTACATAAACACAGCGGAGCCTGTAGGCTCAAGGACAATCGCGCGCAAGTACGGACTGAGTGTGAGTCCCGCAACAATTCGCAATGAAATGGCTGATTTGGAGGAAATGGGTTTTCTTGAACAGCCGCATACTTCTGCAGGACGGATACCGTCCGAGCGGGGCTACCGTTATTACGTGGACTGCCTTATGCAAAGGGAAGAGCTTTCTTTTGACGAGGAGTGCTTAATCCAAAGGGAATACCGCTCTAAAATTGATGATGTTGGTCAGGTAGTTCATGTGACTGGTCAATTACTGTCGCAATTGACCAGCTATACGGCTGTTGTTCAGAAACCGAAAATAGGTTTCAGCTCTTTTAAAAATATACAGCTTGTTGGAATGGATAAAGAACGGGCAATGCTGGTTGCCGTCATGGATAATGGAATTGTTCAGCACAGGATGATCGATGTTCCCGGCAGTATTACAGACAACGATCTGGCGGCAATTTCCGCTGTGCTGAATGCAAAACTTTCCGGTTTTACAATGGAAAGCATTAAAAATACCCTGATTAAGGAAATATACATTGAACTTGCCCATTACAGACGGACGCTTGATTTGGTTCTGGATGTGTTAAGATACAGCCTGACTTCAGAAAATGAGGATAAAATATATTTGGGCGGCTTATTTAATATTCTAAACCAGCCGGAGTTTCAAAATGTAGAAAAATTAAAAACGCTTTTAGGCCTGTTGGAGCAGGAGGAACTGCTTTCCAACCTGATGTCCGCCAATCCTTCCTCCTCCGGCGTTACCGTCCGTATCGGCGGCGAGATAAGCTACCAGGGAATGCAGGACTGCAGTATGGTAATGGCGATCTATGGTGTAAAAGGCCAGCCGATTGGATCACTTGGTGTGCTGGGGCCTACCAGGATGGATTATTCCAAAGTAATCAGTGTGGTAGAGTATATGACTAAAAAACTTTCCTTTGCCCTGGAAAACCTTTTTAAAGACATTGCCGACAAGGAGGTCAGGTTTTGA
- a CDS encoding chaperonin produces the protein MNLKQQASGAAEVEERMAALVNNSNAIRSISSAVEGTLGPKGLDTMLVDKYGDIIITNDGVTILTQMEANHPAARMLINIARAQQEEVGDGTTTATIMAGAMVGAGVEQVARGVPVNKIIEGMRLGLGKGLELMAEKARPVESLEDPLIYQIALVAGRGQQDIAGLVVSAAKLIGKGKLLEKNFRFSDAVRADERADNAVFMGVIINRGRMNRQMPMKIEKAKVLIIDDALEPEEVDEIARSTESGVKQNEIFKTQFRENIYKIVDIHVGLVLADRGISEIAEEIFTDNGIIAVERVAGSELRKAADHTGAWMIKRSGLNKNIDLLSRCLGSAGSIYNDEKNEQVRICDGEGNSSATVVVSAATREVVGERERIARDAAAAVQSAVRGGVVPGGGALEIFLAREIDKMRSCFRGMTAYGIECIVDALKRPLAQIVSNAGFNPLEKVGDVLSLQEETGNDALAVDCDTGQVCDMYQSGVVDPVLVKTYAFKAAEEVAEAILRIDTIIKKKEDRPDFT, from the coding sequence TTGAACCTAAAACAACAGGCAAGCGGCGCAGCGGAAGTGGAAGAGCGGATGGCGGCTTTGGTAAACAATTCTAATGCTATCCGTTCTATCTCTTCGGCAGTGGAAGGGACATTAGGTCCAAAAGGCCTGGACACTATGCTGGTGGATAAATATGGGGATATAATAATCACCAACGACGGCGTAACCATCTTGACTCAGATGGAGGCTAATCATCCTGCAGCCAGGATGTTGATAAATATTGCCCGGGCACAACAGGAGGAAGTTGGAGACGGGACGACTACAGCGACAATTATGGCGGGGGCAATGGTCGGCGCCGGGGTCGAGCAGGTTGCGCGGGGAGTTCCCGTTAACAAAATTATTGAAGGTATGCGTTTGGGCTTGGGAAAAGGACTCGAATTAATGGCGGAAAAAGCCCGTCCCGTGGAGAGCCTTGAAGACCCCTTAATTTACCAGATTGCGCTGGTCGCAGGAAGGGGCCAACAGGATATTGCCGGTCTTGTTGTAAGCGCTGCCAAGTTAATCGGCAAGGGAAAACTGCTGGAGAAGAACTTCAGGTTTTCCGATGCAGTCAGAGCGGATGAAAGAGCCGATAATGCCGTCTTCATGGGAGTGATTATTAACAGGGGAAGAATGAACCGCCAAATGCCGATGAAGATCGAAAAGGCAAAGGTCTTAATCATAGATGACGCGTTAGAGCCGGAAGAAGTGGATGAAATAGCACGGTCCACTGAATCGGGTGTTAAACAAAATGAGATTTTTAAAACACAGTTCCGGGAAAATATTTATAAGATAGTAGATATACATGTAGGACTGGTCTTGGCTGACCGGGGAATAAGTGAAATTGCTGAAGAAATATTCACCGATAACGGGATAATTGCCGTTGAAAGGGTTGCCGGCAGTGAATTGAGAAAGGCAGCCGATCATACGGGAGCATGGATGATCAAGCGTTCGGGCTTAAACAAAAATATTGATCTGCTGAGCCGCTGCCTTGGCAGCGCAGGCAGCATTTACAATGATGAAAAGAACGAACAGGTCCGGATTTGTGATGGGGAAGGAAATTCCAGCGCCACAGTTGTAGTAAGCGCCGCGACAAGGGAAGTTGTGGGGGAGCGTGAACGTATTGCCAGAGACGCTGCAGCGGCAGTGCAGTCAGCAGTCAGGGGGGGAGTGGTTCCCGGGGGAGGCGCTCTGGAAATATTCCTGGCCAGGGAAATTGATAAAATGCGCAGCTGCTTTCGGGGCATGACGGCTTACGGAATAGAATGCATAGTAGATGCCTTAAAGCGTCCTCTGGCTCAGATTGTATCCAACGCGGGTTTTAACCCCCTGGAAAAGGTCGGCGATGTTCTTTCCCTTCAGGAAGAAACCGGCAATGATGCCCTGGCTGTAGATTGTGATACCGGCCAGGTATGTGATATGTATCAGTCCGGTGTTGTCGATCCCGTTTTGGTTAAAACTTATGCTTTTAAGGCTGCGGAAGAAGTTGCCGAAGCAATTCTCAGGATAGATACAATTATTAAGAAAAAGGAAGACAGGCCTGATTTCACATAA
- a CDS encoding nucleotide exchange factor GrpE: MFSEVKLVEETGKRPDINDSGNTSGQDNLTLEQKGEETTVLEESEVEALRKKLAEQTSRAEDYFQRLVRLQADFENFRRRTSREKEDFYKYAAEQLVELLLPILDNFELALACGRETPDKLFEGVEIIYRQIVDTLAAQGLSPIPSVGEIFNPSRHEAVLQEQTSDHPDNVILEELRKGYSFKDKLLRPSMVKVARSK, translated from the coding sequence ATATTTAGCGAGGTGAAACTTGTGGAAGAAACAGGAAAGAGGCCGGATATAAATGATTCGGGGAATACTTCCGGGCAGGATAATCTTACCCTGGAGCAAAAAGGAGAAGAAACAACTGTTCTTGAGGAAAGTGAAGTTGAGGCGCTTAGAAAAAAACTTGCTGAACAGACATCCCGCGCTGAAGATTATTTTCAGCGTTTGGTAAGACTGCAGGCTGACTTTGAAAATTTTCGCCGCCGGACATCTAGAGAGAAAGAAGATTTTTACAAATATGCTGCTGAACAGCTTGTAGAATTATTATTGCCTATTTTAGACAATTTTGAACTTGCTTTGGCGTGCGGACGGGAAACACCCGATAAACTTTTCGAAGGTGTGGAAATAATCTACCGGCAAATCGTTGATACTCTTGCTGCTCAAGGATTATCGCCCATACCGTCAGTAGGTGAGATTTTCAATCCCTCAAGGCATGAAGCCGTGCTGCAGGAGCAAACCAGCGATCACCCTGATAATGTTATTTTAGAGGAACTTCGGAAGGGTTATTCATTTAAAGATAAACTGCTAAGGCCTTCGATGGTCAAAGTAGCCCGCTCAAAATGA
- a CDS encoding molecular chaperone DnaK encodes MAKVIGIDLGTTNSCVAVMEGGEAVVIPNAEGGRTTPSVVGFSKTGERLVGQVAKRQAVSNHERTISSIKRQMGYDYKVTIDEKDYTPQEISAMILQKMKTDAGAYLGDKVEKAVITVPAYFTDAQRQATKDAGRIAGLEVLRIINEPTAAALAYGLDRGEDHTVLVFDLGGGTFDVSILDLGEGVFEVRATNGNNRLGGDDFDQRIMDWLVAEFKKENGIDLSKDKMALQRLKEAAEKAKVELSTLTSTSISLPFITADASGPRHLEINLTRARFEEMTADLIEKTMGPTRQALSDAGLKPSDIHRILLVGGATRMPAVQENIRRFLGKEPHKGINPDECVAIGAAIQAGVLAGEVKDVLLLDVTPLSLGIETLGGVFTRLIERNTTIPTSKSQNFSTAADGQTTVEIHILQGERQMAMDNKTLGRFQLTGIPPAPRGIPQIEVKFDIDVNGIVHVSAKDIGTGKAQSITVTGGTSLNKDEIEKMVKDSEQYAEVDRKRKEEAELHNQADSLIYQAEKTIKDLGDKADKSLVGQVEKSAADLKDALASGDLEIIKKRIEELTKPLYDLSAAMYQQQSAQQAEGAQGNQPGDEKVVDADYEVKDEENNLKE; translated from the coding sequence ATGGCAAAGGTAATTGGTATTGACCTCGGTACTACCAACTCATGCGTAGCGGTTATGGAAGGCGGCGAGGCGGTCGTTATTCCCAATGCGGAGGGCGGCCGCACCACTCCTTCGGTAGTCGGATTTTCTAAAACAGGTGAGCGTCTGGTTGGACAGGTGGCCAAACGTCAGGCTGTCAGCAATCACGAGCGCACTATAAGTTCTATCAAACGCCAAATGGGTTATGATTACAAGGTAACAATTGATGAAAAGGATTATACTCCGCAGGAAATATCAGCGATGATTCTCCAGAAGATGAAGACTGACGCAGGCGCGTACCTGGGAGATAAGGTTGAAAAGGCTGTCATTACCGTACCTGCTTATTTTACTGACGCTCAGCGCCAGGCTACCAAAGATGCCGGAAGGATAGCCGGGCTGGAAGTTTTAAGGATAATTAATGAGCCGACGGCTGCAGCTCTTGCTTACGGTCTTGACAGGGGGGAGGATCACACCGTTCTGGTCTTCGATCTGGGGGGAGGCACCTTTGATGTTTCCATACTGGATTTAGGTGAAGGTGTTTTTGAAGTTAGAGCGACCAACGGGAATAATCGCCTGGGAGGGGACGATTTTGACCAGCGGATTATGGATTGGCTGGTCGCCGAATTCAAAAAGGAAAACGGTATTGATCTCAGCAAAGACAAAATGGCTTTGCAAAGGCTAAAAGAAGCCGCTGAAAAAGCAAAAGTAGAACTCAGTACTCTTACTTCAACGAGTATCAGTCTGCCGTTTATCACTGCGGACGCAAGCGGACCGAGACATCTTGAAATAAATTTAACCAGGGCCAGATTTGAAGAAATGACGGCGGATTTAATTGAAAAGACAATGGGACCGACTCGGCAGGCGCTCAGTGACGCAGGATTAAAACCGAGTGATATACATAGAATCTTATTGGTGGGCGGAGCGACCCGGATGCCTGCGGTCCAGGAAAATATACGCAGATTTCTGGGCAAAGAGCCCCATAAAGGAATAAACCCCGATGAATGTGTTGCCATAGGAGCAGCTATTCAAGCCGGTGTGCTGGCGGGTGAAGTAAAAGATGTCCTGCTATTGGACGTAACGCCGTTATCTCTTGGAATTGAGACCCTGGGAGGAGTGTTTACAAGGCTCATTGAGCGGAATACGACCATCCCGACTTCCAAAAGCCAGAATTTTTCAACTGCGGCTGACGGACAAACGACTGTAGAAATACATATTTTACAGGGAGAAAGACAAATGGCCATGGACAATAAGACACTTGGCCGTTTCCAGTTAACAGGGATTCCGCCTGCTCCGCGGGGAATCCCCCAAATAGAAGTCAAATTTGATATTGATGTTAACGGCATAGTCCACGTTTCGGCAAAGGATATAGGTACCGGAAAGGCGCAGAGTATAACTGTCACAGGCGGAACATCCCTTAATAAGGATGAGATTGAGAAAATGGTCAAGGACAGCGAACAATATGCCGAAGTAGACAGAAAACGGAAAGAGGAGGCAGAACTGCACAACCAGGCCGACAGTCTGATCTACCAGGCTGAAAAGACGATTAAAGATCTAGGTGACAAAGCTGACAAATCCCTGGTCGGACAGGTTGAAAAATCGGCGGCGGATTTAAAGGATGCTCTGGCAAGCGGCGATTTGGAGATAATCAAGAAGCGGATTGAGGAATTGACCAAACCTTTATATGATCTTTCCGCCGCAATGTATCAGCAGCAGAGTGCGCAGCAGGCTGAAGGGGCTCAAGGAAATCAGCCCGGGGATGAAAAGGTTGTTGATGCCGATTACGAGGTTAAAGATGAGGAAAACAATCTTAAAGAATAA
- the dnaJ gene encoding molecular chaperone DnaJ has translation MSKRDYYEVLGLSRNASTEEIKKAYRKLARQYHPDANPSDKSSEAKFKEVAEAYEVLSDAQKRSNYDRFGHDAENARGFDFGGGFGGYGADMGGLGDIFEMFFGGSGKTRTGPQRGADLRTDIDITFEDSAFGLEKDIKVPRIEICDSCKGSGAAPGTSAKSCPTCGGSGQTQTSQNTPFGRIVQSHTCSRCRGTGRFIEKPCSTCQGAGRVRRSRNIHVKIPAGVDTGTRLRINGEGEAGLRSGPPGDLYVYINVLPHDLFKREGNNINCEMPISFIQAALGDELDVPTLYGTMKFKIPEGTQPGTEFRLRGKGIPDLNGFGKGDQYLKVKVVIPTRLNERQKELLNEFAQVSGESVSENQNKGFFDKFKDAFMG, from the coding sequence ATGTCAAAACGTGATTATTACGAGGTTTTGGGATTATCCCGGAACGCATCTACGGAAGAGATAAAAAAAGCTTATCGCAAGCTTGCGCGTCAGTACCATCCGGATGCGAACCCCAGCGATAAGAGTTCGGAAGCGAAATTTAAAGAAGTAGCGGAAGCATATGAAGTCCTCAGCGACGCTCAAAAGAGATCGAATTACGACCGGTTCGGTCATGACGCTGAAAATGCCCGCGGGTTTGATTTTGGAGGCGGTTTTGGCGGGTACGGCGCGGACATGGGCGGCCTGGGAGATATTTTTGAAATGTTTTTCGGCGGATCGGGAAAAACGCGTACCGGTCCGCAAAGAGGAGCAGATCTTCGTACCGATATAGATATTACTTTTGAGGATTCCGCTTTTGGCCTTGAAAAAGATATAAAAGTTCCCCGCATTGAAATCTGCGACAGCTGCAAGGGTTCCGGAGCGGCGCCAGGTACAAGCGCAAAAAGTTGTCCAACCTGCGGGGGAAGCGGGCAAACCCAGACATCACAAAATACGCCCTTTGGCAGGATAGTTCAATCACATACCTGCAGTCGCTGCCGGGGCACCGGCCGTTTTATAGAAAAGCCTTGTTCAACCTGTCAAGGAGCGGGGAGGGTAAGGCGTTCCCGGAATATCCATGTTAAAATTCCCGCAGGTGTAGATACTGGGACGCGTCTGCGCATAAACGGGGAAGGTGAGGCGGGCTTGCGCTCAGGTCCCCCCGGCGATCTCTATGTCTACATTAATGTTCTGCCGCATGATTTATTTAAGAGGGAAGGGAATAATATAAACTGCGAAATGCCTATTTCTTTTATTCAGGCTGCTCTGGGAGATGAGTTAGATGTTCCGACCCTGTACGGAACAATGAAGTTTAAAATTCCTGAAGGAACTCAGCCGGGCACAGAGTTCCGCCTTCGCGGCAAAGGCATTCCTGATTTAAACGGCTTCGGAAAAGGTGACCAGTATCTCAAGGTTAAGGTAGTTATTCCAACCAGGCTTAATGAGCGTCAAAAAGAGCTGTTAAACGAGTTTGCACAGGTTTCCGGCGAAAGCGTTTCTGAAAACCAAAATAAAGGATTTTTTGACAAGTTTAAGGATGCTTTTATGGGGTAG
- a CDS encoding 16S rRNA (uracil(1498)-N(3))-methyltransferase, with the protein MSAEQLICGRVNITGSDVNYITNVLRLKKGSFISVYDGRGRACLARIDKINKDKIGCTVVEEFAAAPEPLIKITLVQGLPKGDKMETIIQKCTELGVSEVIPLSCERSIVKIVQENAAGKVSRWQRVALEASRQCRRSVVPKVSEPMGWREILNSMPEDALGLLFWEKEDKCSLKDCLRASNPESIYLFIGPEGGFTADEVEMTKEFGVISVSLGPRIMRTETTGPAVMAVIQYELGDLGGACD; encoded by the coding sequence ATATCTGCTGAACAATTGATTTGCGGCAGGGTAAATATAACCGGCAGCGATGTAAACTATATTACAAATGTGCTGCGTTTAAAAAAGGGCAGTTTTATTTCGGTTTATGACGGACGGGGAAGGGCTTGTCTGGCAAGGATAGATAAGATTAATAAAGATAAGATTGGGTGTACTGTTGTAGAAGAGTTTGCCGCTGCTCCGGAGCCTTTGATAAAGATCACCCTGGTTCAGGGATTGCCAAAAGGCGATAAAATGGAAACCATTATTCAAAAATGTACTGAGTTGGGTGTTTCCGAGGTTATTCCGTTAAGTTGTGAACGTTCAATTGTAAAAATCGTTCAAGAAAATGCGGCTGGCAAGGTCAGCCGATGGCAGAGAGTGGCTTTGGAAGCGTCCAGGCAGTGCCGTCGCTCTGTTGTGCCCAAGGTAAGTGAACCGATGGGATGGAGAGAGATATTAAACAGCATGCCGGAAGATGCCTTGGGTTTGTTGTTTTGGGAAAAAGAAGACAAATGCTCTTTAAAAGATTGTCTTAGAGCGTCAAATCCGGAAAGCATTTATCTTTTTATTGGGCCTGAAGGCGGTTTTACCGCTGACGAAGTAGAAATGACAAAGGAATTTGGCGTTATATCTGTGTCTCTTGGACCAAGGATTATGCGCACGGAGACAACCGGACCTGCTGTAATGGCAGTTATTCAATATGAACTTGGGGACCTGGGAGGCGCCTGTGATTAA
- a CDS encoding tRNA (N(6)-L-threonylcarbamoyladenosine(37)-C(2))-methylthiotransferase MtaB: protein MNRTFAVATLGCKVNQYESSVMTGMFKNRGYQAVEFGQQADIYLINTCTVTHLSDRKSRQLIRRAVKTNPNALVIVTGCYAQTSPHEIMDIEGVNLVVGTADRDKIIDLAEKAQEGSTVVLNCVREFDQNINFEELPAQVVTSRKRAFLKIEEGCSNYCSYCIVPFARGPQRSRSFKDSLNQAINLVEAGFKEIVLTGIHLGSYGRDLGDEVNLNSLINTIIKIPGLARLRISSLEPMDITPDLINTIAAQKGICRHLHIPLQSGDDQVLEKMRRNYNINDYRRVIKQIRDRIPEIALTTDVMAGFPGETDQQFYSTCDVIKDISFSRLHVFKYSRRKGTPAAEFDNQIHPAVKEERSKILLAISNKMSRDYACLHLGTIQEVLVEGVYSKQSGYDEGLTDNYLRVLFPSVFNKRGEIVNVKIESLQGENLRGTII, encoded by the coding sequence ATTAATAGGACGTTTGCTGTTGCGACCTTGGGCTGCAAAGTAAACCAATACGAATCGTCAGTTATGACTGGTATGTTTAAAAACAGGGGTTACCAGGCGGTTGAATTCGGCCAACAGGCAGATATTTATCTAATCAATACATGTACTGTTACTCATTTAAGCGACCGTAAGTCGCGTCAGTTAATCAGACGTGCGGTAAAGACCAATCCAAACGCTCTTGTAATAGTTACCGGCTGCTATGCCCAAACTTCTCCCCATGAAATTATGGATATCGAAGGTGTGAATCTGGTTGTAGGCACTGCTGACAGGGATAAGATTATAGATTTAGCAGAAAAGGCGCAAGAAGGAAGTACAGTTGTATTAAATTGCGTCAGGGAATTTGATCAGAATATTAATTTTGAAGAATTGCCGGCTCAGGTTGTTACCAGCCGCAAAAGGGCTTTTCTAAAAATAGAGGAAGGCTGCAGCAACTACTGTTCGTACTGTATTGTCCCTTTTGCCAGGGGGCCGCAAAGGAGCCGTTCTTTCAAGGACTCCCTCAATCAGGCAATAAACCTTGTCGAGGCGGGGTTTAAAGAAATAGTCCTGACAGGTATACATCTTGGATCATATGGCAGGGATCTTGGAGACGAAGTAAACCTTAATTCTTTAATCAATACAATTATAAAAATTCCAGGCCTGGCCAGGTTAAGAATAAGTTCCCTTGAACCAATGGATATTACGCCTGATCTAATTAATACGATTGCTGCTCAAAAGGGCATCTGCCGCCATCTGCATATCCCGCTTCAGAGTGGCGATGATCAAGTTCTGGAAAAAATGCGCCGTAATTATAATATAAATGATTACAGGCGGGTAATTAAGCAGATCAGGGACAGAATTCCTGAAATTGCCCTGACAACGGATGTAATGGCAGGTTTTCCCGGCGAGACTGATCAGCAGTTTTACAGCACATGTGATGTAATTAAGGACATATCTTTCTCAAGACTTCATGTATTCAAATACTCCCGGCGAAAAGGCACACCGGCTGCTGAATTTGATAATCAAATACATCCCGCAGTTAAGGAAGAAAGAAGCAAAATACTGCTTGCAATCAGCAATAAGATGTCAAGGGACTATGCCTGTCTTCACCTGGGGACTATACAAGAAGTGCTGGTTGAGGGCGTATATAGTAAACAATCCGGTTATGACGAGGGACTTACCGATAATTACCTGCGAGTATTGTTTCCTTCTGTTTTTAATAAAAGAGGAGAGATTGTTAACGTAAAGATAGAAAGCTTGCAAGGGGAAAATCTAAGAGGTACAATTATTTAA
- a CDS encoding histidine triad nucleotide-binding protein encodes MEDCVFCKIINKEIPAEIVYEDDFAIAFKDTNPVARIHYLIMPKKHIPTVLDIQDEEEKLIGHIQTVAAKIARSVLEGKGFKMVVNCLEDAGQKVFHIHYHFLAGPYLKRRPG; translated from the coding sequence ATAGAAGATTGCGTTTTCTGTAAAATTATCAATAAAGAAATTCCTGCCGAAATTGTTTATGAAGATGATTTTGCGATTGCTTTTAAGGATACAAATCCAGTAGCAAGGATACATTATTTGATTATGCCCAAAAAGCATATTCCGACTGTTCTGGATATACAGGATGAAGAAGAAAAACTCATTGGTCATATACAAACTGTGGCAGCGAAAATAGCCAGGTCAGTTTTAGAAGGCAAGGGCTTCAAGATGGTTGTTAATTGTCTTGAAGATGCCGGACAAAAGGTTTTTCACATCCATTATCATTTTCTTGCCGGTCCATATTTAAAACGGCGCCCTGGTTAA
- a CDS encoding 30S ribosomal protein S21 yields MAEVRVGKNETLDSALRRFKRTCQKAGVLAEARRHEHYEKPSVRRKKKSLAARRRKFH; encoded by the coding sequence ATGGCAGAGGTACGAGTTGGCAAAAACGAAACGCTGGATAGCGCCCTCCGTCGTTTTAAAAGGACATGCCAGAAGGCAGGGGTATTGGCTGAGGCCAGGAGGCATGAACACTACGAGAAGCCCAGTGTACGGCGAAAGAAGAAATCACTTGCTGCGAGAAGGCGCAAATTTCATTAA
- the tsaD gene encoding tRNA (adenosine(37)-N6)-threonylcarbamoyltransferase complex transferase subunit TsaD, producing MSVQILSIETSCDDTCASLVVDGTKILSNVVFSQEKVHKIFGGVVPEVASRKHLELINEVVQKALDEAGIDFNSIDAVGVTYGPGLAGALLVGIAAAKALAFALNLPLLAVNHIEGHLYANCLGRDDFSFPVIGLVVSGGHTDLILIKSHGCYKLIGRTRDDAAGEVFDKVARKLGLGYPGGPIIDRLSFDGNEDAVKFPRARLEEGTFDFSFSGLKTAVANFYLKANQRGEEINLADLTASFQKAVVDALVEKTIQSAQMYGAKTILMAGGVASNRRLRLFIKQKAGEKGLAVYYPDPVLCTDNAAMVGCCAYYKYLRSDFAPYSLNAVPDLKLGENKY from the coding sequence TTGAGTGTCCAAATTCTCAGTATTGAGACATCCTGTGACGATACTTGCGCCTCTTTAGTTGTAGACGGAACAAAGATATTGTCGAATGTTGTTTTTTCACAGGAAAAAGTGCATAAAATATTTGGAGGTGTTGTTCCGGAAGTAGCTTCCCGCAAACATCTGGAATTAATTAATGAAGTTGTACAGAAAGCGCTTGACGAAGCTGGCATTGACTTTAATTCTATTGACGCTGTAGGCGTTACTTATGGTCCCGGCCTTGCCGGCGCTTTACTGGTTGGGATTGCGGCGGCTAAAGCATTAGCTTTTGCCCTTAATCTGCCTTTGTTAGCCGTTAATCATATAGAAGGCCATCTGTATGCAAATTGTCTTGGCAGGGATGATTTTTCTTTTCCGGTAATCGGTTTAGTTGTAAGCGGTGGTCACACCGATCTTATCTTAATTAAAAGTCATGGCTGTTATAAGTTAATCGGAAGAACCCGGGATGACGCAGCTGGTGAAGTTTTTGACAAGGTGGCCCGTAAGCTTGGTCTGGGTTATCCCGGCGGGCCGATAATAGATCGCCTTTCTTTCGATGGAAACGAGGATGCGGTTAAATTTCCGAGAGCCCGCCTGGAAGAGGGAACGTTTGATTTTAGCTTTAGTGGGCTTAAAACGGCGGTAGCAAACTTTTATCTGAAAGCGAATCAACGCGGAGAAGAGATTAACCTTGCTGATTTAACAGCTTCATTCCAAAAAGCTGTAGTTGATGCGCTTGTTGAGAAGACTATTCAAAGCGCACAGATGTACGGGGCAAAAACCATTCTTATGGCAGGCGGGGTTGCTTCAAACAGAAGGCTTCGTCTTTTTATAAAACAGAAGGCCGGCGAGAAGGGATTGGCAGTATATTATCCGGATCCGGTATTGTGTACAGATAACGCTGCGATGGTCGGCTGCTGCGCCTATTATAAGTACCTGCGCTCGGATTTTGCTCCTTACAGTTTAAATGCGGTTCCTGATTTAAAACTGGGGGAAAATAAATACTAA
- the folK gene encoding 2-amino-4-hydroxy-6-hydroxymethyldihydropteridine diphosphokinase: MSKNDGSLAGRVRAFISLGSNLGDKRANLERAVELLSKVEGLDIKAVSSFYRTLPVGPVQQDWFINNVLELMVELTPRELLNVLLIIEKKMGRERDIRWGPRLIDLDILLYGDTSINEPDLVIPHPRMFERAFMIIPLAELDPELCLPGLKNVSILAAELAFQDVQKIS, translated from the coding sequence TTGTCAAAGAACGATGGTTCCCTCGCAGGACGTGTTCGTGCCTTTATAAGCCTTGGTTCAAATTTGGGTGATAAAAGGGCAAACCTCGAAAGAGCAGTTGAGTTGCTGAGTAAAGTGGAAGGACTGGATATTAAAGCAGTTTCCTCCTTTTACAGGACTTTGCCTGTGGGCCCTGTTCAACAGGACTGGTTTATTAATAACGTTCTCGAACTAATGGTTGAATTGACGCCAAGGGAATTATTGAACGTACTTTTGATTATTGAAAAAAAAATGGGCAGAGAACGCGATATACGTTGGGGTCCAAGGTTAATCGATCTCGATATACTGCTTTATGGTGATACTAGTATAAATGAGCCCGATCTTGTTATTCCACACCCGCGCATGTTCGAAAGAGCTTTTATGATCATACCGCTGGCCGAACTGGATCCGGAATTGTGTTTGCCTGGCCTGAAGAATGTTTCAATTCTTGCAGCGGAGCTTGCTTTTCAGGATGTGCAAAAAATATCATAA